In the Telopea speciosissima isolate NSW1024214 ecotype Mountain lineage chromosome 2, Tspe_v1, whole genome shotgun sequence genome, one interval contains:
- the LOC122650748 gene encoding uncharacterized protein LOC122650748, with translation MLFVDGSSSAHGCSTGLILTSPGGFLVQYALRVEFQTTNNGAEYEALIVGLKLAQSLMVRNITVHSDSQLIVNQVKGEYEAKEPRMTQYLGKVHDLITTFSHFEILLVPRAHNTSADALSRLATSDFQDLGKTVYIDVLSTLSIERSEEILPIEMEPCWMDPLMNYLQKGTLPDDREEARKIRIRAARYTIIGGILYKKAFAMPYLECLRPTEAEYVLREVHEGICGKHFGGMALAHKVIKQGYFLPYLCKEAMSFVCKCLKCQKFAPITCQPATELTSISSLLPFVQWGMDILGPFPKASGGRQFVVMAVDYFTKWIEAEALAMISAAKVWKFFLHFVIYRYGIPRTLITDNGKQLE, from the coding sequence ATGCTGTTTGTGGATGGTTCATCCAGCGCACATGGTTGCAGTACGGGACTGATACTAACAAGCCCTGGTGGATTCTTAGTACAATATGCGCTAAGGGTTGAATTCCAAACAACCAACAATGGGGCGGAGTATGAAGCCCTAATTGTCGGACTGAAATTAGCACAAAGTTTGATGGTGAGGAATATTACCGTACACAGCGACTCGCAGCTGATAGTCAATCAGGTCAAAGGagaatatgaggcaaaggaacCTCGCATGACACAGTACCTAGGCAAAGTGCATGACCTAATTACCACATTCAGCCACTTCGAGATACTCCTAGTACCCCGAGCACACAATACATCAGCAGATGCCCTTTCAAGACTGGCCACATCAGATTTCCAAGACCTGGGCAAAACTGTCTACATAGATGTCCTTTCCACTCTGAGCATAGAAAGATCAGAAGAGATATTACCAATCGAGATGGAACCCTGTTGGATGGATCCTCTAATGAATTATCTCCAAAAGGGCACATTACCAGACGACAGGGAGGAAGCAAGGAAAATAAGAATAAGGGCAGCTCGGTATACAATAATAGGAGGAATCCTCTATAAGAAGGCCTTTGCTATGCCTTACCTGGAATGTCTCCGACCAACTGAGGCAGAATATGTTTTACGGGAAGTACATGAGGGCATTTGTGGAAAACACTTCGGGGGCATGGCGCTCGCTCACAAAGTCATCAAACAAGGATATTTTTTGCCTTACCTCTGCAAAGAAGCAATGAGTTTTGTCTGCAAATGCCTAAAGTGTCAAAAGTTTGCACCTATCACATGCCAACCTGCAACAGAACTCACCTCAATTTCAAGTCTATTACCTTTTGTACAATGGGGCATGGATATATTGGGACCTTTTCCCAAAGCATCTGGGGGTAGACAATTTGTAGTCATGGCTGTCGACTATTTTACCAAGTGGATAGAGGCAGAAGCTTTGGCAATGATCTCTGCGGCAAAGGTATGGAAATTTTTCCTACACTTCGTAATTTACAGATATGGAATACCGAGAACCCTCATCACTGACAATGGAAAACAGTTGGAATAA